Part of the Musa acuminata AAA Group cultivar baxijiao chromosome BXJ2-7, Cavendish_Baxijiao_AAA, whole genome shotgun sequence genome is shown below.
TAACAGCAAGGATTTCCTATCTGAAAAGTCCATCTGCCCTTGCAGGAGAATTTTGCATGTCCAATGAACAGTCTGTGATAAAGAAGATTTAGGATGAGGAGAAAGAAATGAGTGCAGGTTTATGATTTCAGATACATCCACCCAGTAGATGATAAATCTGGATACATTAACCGGGTGTTGGACTGTAGAGAAGAAGATAACGAGTCTCTATCCTGTCTGCAGATGCTGCCTAATTTGCACATGGAGAGAGCTTTCTGGTATTGTGGAAGATAAGCTCATGGAGGAACTGGACAATGACACTCACCCAAGAAACATGGCAGGTCCAAGATTCTAAACCACCAAAAAGAAAACACCTATTCCATTTCCCCTCATCTGATGTATGCAACGATTCATGATGATATGTCCTGTTCTTGGATCATCCTACAGGATAAAGTATACAGACaatgcattcatcaaacaagtgTTCCTTTTCCCCATAAACTTCTCAGAATCTAAGTTGAAACTGTGTAAAGAATCGTTTGTTTCTTTTTCCTGAAAGCAAATCCTTGATCCAACTTCTGAATTTACAGTCCATGTCATTAGATCTCAGAAAGCTGTAGTCATTCCGAACAAACAGAGTGGCAGacatgcaccaattttcttgtgcCTCCATAGATCCAGGAACATTTCTTCTCTCTGATGCCACTCCATCATTCTTCTCCTTTTGGTTCTCGCTGCCATAGGATGGATGCTACTTGACGAAAAAACTTGTTTTCTTTCTCATCAAGTTTTGGCGGAGCGGCTGGGCTGAGCATGGATTTGCACAGGGTTCAGTGATGAAGGAGATGATGCACCAATTATGGCTATGACTGATTCATGATTCAGCTTTGTTCTTATCATTTTCTTCAACTCTTATGTAATTAGTTTCTCAGCAATTGGAAAGGAAGATTGTTATTAATATCTGAGGTGTTTAGTTTGATCTAATATTTGAGATGTCTGCTCATGGCAGGGATGCATATTCTGCAACAGTCTATTTCCATGTCTCCTGTTGTACATCAAAGACGCTCATCAACCATCACCGCATACAGAGTCTTGAATACATGAAGGAGAAACACAAGCAATATACTGCTACAAGAGTATTTGACGCCATCAAATATGTTGTCAAGCAAGCTCTTGGTTCTTCTCAACCACCCTCACTTCCTTAGCAGATCTGAGAGTGGCTGCCTGAAGAATAGATTACGACAACCGAAGCATACGTTTCATTAGCAGTGACATAAAACATGATCGAGAAGCACTTTGCAACCCTGAGAGAATACCTGCTCTTTGGTTATCTCCACTGAGAAGCCGTCAACAATGGCTAAGGAAGATTTCTTCTTGTAGGTGTTTGGCTGGAAAAGCTTTTCGAGCAATCGGTCGTGCTTCTTGCTCAGGTAAGTGTCAAGCTCCTCCACGCCTTCCTTTGACCTGCAAGGTTCCACCGTGAGGGAGAAGAAGCACCAAGCAAGAGAACATAGGAAAGATGCTGTGGAACATTACAGCTCGACCCACCGATCTGCATGGAGACGCTCATACTTGGGATCAAAGTTCATAAAAACAAAATACACCTCGGTTTTCTGATCTCCCATTGccaccactctctctctctctctctctctctctctctctctctctctctcacgcacacacacaatctctctctctccatggtcTATTTATACTAACATGAAGCAGAAGAACTTGCTTGTTGCCATAAGCTTCCCACTTACATCCTTTGATTGAGAATGGACCTTCTTCCTCAACTGCACTTTGGCAACCAAACGCATGCATTGCCCCTGCACTTGTATTATTGTTTCTTTGGGTTGCTCTGTAGTGGGAAAAATCTGACACTAAAGAGAGTTTAGATTGAAATGGTTAAAATGTTCTCCACTGACCCAAAGTTGAGATGCAAGGGGGATGATCTCCAGGGATGGAGGGCCCAGACCATGTTGGTTGGAAGGAAATCGCCATGACGAACTGCATGGATTCTAGTCTTTGGCATGGTCCCCTTGGGTTCAGATGGTCACATGTAACCCACAGGAAGTGAGAGGTGGAGGTGATGAGgaatgcaaactctttgcaggtctCTCTGCATTAAAAACCACTCTCACTTTTCATCACCTATCTTTAGTATAAATAGAGAAGTAAGTAGGATGAATGTTTCCAAAGGAGAAAATAATCTGCTTTCttcattcttttctctttttcttgaatTCCTGATCTAAACTTTCCCTTGTTTATTTTGTTTCTGAGGGAGTTGTCTGCACATAGGAAGAGAGAGTAAGTCCCGAAGCTTGTGATATGAGACAATGAAGTGGTTTCTTCCTCACATGTAAGTGATAGTTTGATGGTTGCAATCACTTTATTGGTGACTTTACATCATAATAGTTACATGAACAGTCATCTTTCCCAGAAGGCACTGTAAATGGTCTAGAAATGGATAGGGCGGCTGCATGCACCAAATGATCACCTGTAGGTCATGGCTATCTACATCACGAAAGCTGTGAGGACGAGCCATCCAATCCTTCTCCTAGCCTCATATGATGTACCATCAGTTCATCCTCGTGATGATTTAGCTGCTACCTTGAATGCCTATTGCTAGAAGGTGATCCACACAAAGGAAAAGCTTAGACCGAATTCCTTTTATCACGGCTTGGCATGAAAAAACTGATCGAAACTATATCATAGATTCTCTGCATGCATTGCTTATCAAGATTACTTCTTGTGATATAAACAGTTCTCACAAAGGGATATTGGTGTCAAGTTTCATCACCGAAATATATATTTTGTCCGTGAGAGAAGAAACTTGTCACGAGTTAAACTCCTCAAACACACGGACACACACAATGCCATAGAGTGTCAGGTCAACACACTCCACCATGCTCAcaaggaaggaagaaaacaaggcaTGGTAGAAGAAAGCAATGATAAGCTCCATGATTGTTCCAGCCACAAGCCAGAATGAGTGCTCCACCACCTAACGCTGCCAGAACAAATCATTGTCCTCGTGAATCTAAGCTTGTGGAATCGACAGTTCGGCCTTCTTGGCTTATACTGCGTCATATATTTCAGCCTCTGCTCAATGAATAGGAACACAAGCCAGTTGTGTTGCATCTGTACATGCGAGATATACTCCCAAGTGTAGAACTCAAGTTTCAATCTTTTCTTTTAGGTTCTGTTGTTTGATGTATAAACATAAACTTGGTTCAACCAATGGTACATTGTTTGTATTAGGCCCTCGAATCGAAAAATCTAGGCCCATCTCCATCCTGTGATCTTGGCCACCTACCAGTAGCCATCGTTCTTGATGTGATGCGGCTCCATAATTAGTGAGGCATTCGTACCCTTGATCTTTCGTTTCCTCTACTGTTTCTTCTACGTCAAACTCTTTGATTTAAGAACCAGAGGGGAGCATGGGAGATTCTATTTGACCGCTTCCAACTCCATTTCGACGATAATTCCACATGATGAATTCTAAGTTTGACTCGATCAACCCTGACGCAAGACCAACAGTTTTGAAGGATAGTCATTAGACCATCGTTGACTGACATCGAACTTTGCAAACATTAAAAGAATCATGCCAAAATTAATTAATCCTGTTGGAAATAGTGGAACCCCTTGTATTTGATCTCAGCTAATTGAATGGCCGACATGTTCGAAATAGCTTCGCTTTATCTCTCTAGATGCGAAAGTGACTCGGGTCATGTACCTGCAAACAAACACCTGTGCCAACCATGGGCACTGCAAGAGAGCGTTGAATCGGTCTTATGGAATTTGCTGTCTCCCTTATCGTCCTGATGCCTTGAAGCTTCAAGGTTTGAATTCAAATGCTTGATTGCGTTGTGATTGCTTCCAATTTTCCTGTTCGATCCAATGACGAAACACCTCGATTTGTACCTTCTGTCGACGCGCAGCAGCATGAGATTAAACAAACGCGTTAGTCGATGGCTTCTAAATTGTGGTGCCATCTGTGTCCCCCTCTCAATGGCGGATCCTCCTCCTCGCCTTCCTTATCTGCTACAGGCGCTTGTGGTTGAAGCCGAATCGAGAGGGGAATGCTCACATAGTACCATGAATTCAGCATGACATCATAAATCTATCTAATTTAATTATGTAAAACATACATAAACATTCAACTGTTACATTTAAATTCCTCGTTATGTGGCAacaaaataagtaaataaataaataaatatatatatatatataatattatttatgtcGCAACAAAACCCCACTGCTTAAATTCCAAAGAACAATATAAAAAGAGGCTTACCTATTTCACGTGTGGGCTCCCCGCTGTGGTGTCACGAAACCGTCTTATTTGTGTTGACCGAGCCACCAACCACGGATGAAGCAGTTTCCATTGGCCAACCGATGCGGGTCCCGTTGTTTGAACTGGCATTTGCGCTATCAACAAATGAGAAGACGTCCTTCGCTGGTTGGACGCTCCGCTCCAACGCAACAGCCCTAGTCCACCAACCGGAAGCACATAGAACTACCGCCACTGAAGACGTCTCCCCCACTCGCTGCCTAACGCGGAGGGGAAGCAGGCGTCCAGATTCTCCGTCACTTCAACCTCTCTTCTCCGGTTGACATTCCCAAGCTAGCCACTCTTTACCGGACAATTCAAGCTTTGAATGGGTCAGCACAAATCGGTCTCCCTTCTGACCGAAGACCGAAGAAGAGAAGATGATGGCGACTGATCTAGGCGTTCTCGGTCAAACGTGTGAGCCCCCCCTGCAACGTACGAACACAATCCACAGATGGAACTCCATGACCCAGCCTTCCCCTCCTCCAGTTTAAATACCACTCCCCTTTGTTTATTTCTCCTCGCATCTTTCTCTACACAAGAGAGCAGCAAAAGTGAAACAAAaagatatagatagatagat
Proteins encoded:
- the LOC103991638 gene encoding uncharacterized protein LOC103991638 isoform X2 — translated: MGDQKTEVYFVFMNFDPKYERLHADRSKEGVEELDTYLSKKHDRLLEKLFQPNTYKKKSSLAIVDGFSVEITKEQAATLRSAKEVRVVEKNQELA
- the LOC103991638 gene encoding uncharacterized protein LOC103991638 isoform X1, which produces MGDQKTEVYFVFMNFDPKYERLHADRWVELSKEGVEELDTYLSKKHDRLLEKLFQPNTYKKKSSLAIVDGFSVEITKEQAATLRSAKEVRVVEKNQELA